The Sedimentibacter sp. zth1 DNA segment TATGTTTAATCAAATTGTAGGTATGATTTTTTAACGATTTATAAACATAATTTACTAATTCACCTTGACTATACTTAGTTACTTTACTTACATCTATTTTTTTAATAAATTCTAGAAAAAATATTATTATGTCAGTTTCAGCTTATTCATAATTTGCTATGTTACTAAACTTTTTAATTAATTTTGAGTATCTTGAATAAAGCTCTACAATTGAACACTCATCGCCATTATGTGCCGATTGAAGTAATTCACACATATCGTTATTCATTTGTTATCCCCCTTTTATACCTTTTGCAAAACCCCTTTTATAATAAAAAACAAATAATTAACATAATTTGTAAACTGATTTTGAAAAATATATTTTTTTGATTTCATTATTTTAGTAATAAATAGGGTATGATTTTCATGAGATTACACAAAAATAGAAGATCGGATATTTTAGTATTTATAAATTATTATATAAATATTTAAGTCAAACAATTTATTGTATAACAGATAATATATAAAGGCTAATAACAAATATTATTTTGTAAGATATGTTTGAATTAAAGTAAGATTTAAAAATAGAAAAACTAATAAGGCAATAAATCAATAGTATAGCAGTGGCATGCAGAATTAAGAGGCGATGTTTAAACTATAAGTTATCTAAAAAATAACTAAAAATATTGCTTATTGAAAAGATGTTCTGTAAAGTAAAAATTCCCCAAGGGGGATAAAAAATTATAAAAAATAATTTTCGTTGAATGCAAAAGTAAATTCCACTTTTTTCTTCACAAGCAACAAAAATAAGCGCCATAAATGAAAACTTAAGTTCTAGTTTTGAGTTTTTCGGAATTTACTTATTCAAAAAAGCTGAATTTAGTCTTGCAAAAATGTTACAACTATATCAAAGGAGATCAGGAAACATAGGATTGGAGATGAAAGTTTATATTTACATAGTAATGATTGTATATATCGTTTCTATTATCAAAAACAATCTCTATGTAGCGATTGATTAAAATTGAAAAGATGTTGTACATGTAAGAAAGTAGATAGCAGAACATTATGTACTGATTATCGCTCTGATATGTGCAAAAGCATACTTCATAGTCCATATGTTTGCAATGATTGTTATTGTTTTTTTGTAAAACTAAATATTTATTAATTTTAATGTTATTATATATAAAGTGTCT contains these protein-coding regions:
- a CDS encoding helix-turn-helix domain-containing protein yields the protein MNNDMCELLQSAHNGDECSIVELYSRYSKLIKKFSNIANYE